Genomic DNA from Paracoccus sp. MBLB3053:
CAGCACCGGAGCGGTTTCGCTGTCAAAGGGCAGTCCGGTGCCAAGCGCGGGGCTCAGCGCGATGTTGCGGGGATTGGCCAAGACTTCGTCACGCTCGGCGCTGCCGCCCAGCCACCAGGTGGCGATATTGGGCATGGCCAGCGGCTTGCCTGTCATCAGGCCCGAAAGCTTGGGCAGAAAGGCCATCATCGCGCGCGCTTCGAGCACCCCCGACCCCAGCGAATTGAGCATGCTCAGCCCGCCTTTGCGCAGGGCCGAAACAAGACCGGGCGTCCCGATGCGCGAAGCCGGGTTGAGTTCGAGCGGGTCGGTATATTCGCCATCCATGCGTCGCCAAAGCAGGTCAACCGGCCGCAATCCCGACACGGTGCGCACCATCAGGTGCCCGTTCTCGACCACCAGGTCGTCGCCCTGCACAAGCATGAAGCCAAGATAGCGCGCAATCCAGGCCTGCTCGAAATAGGTTTCGTTCAGCGGGCCGGGGGTCAGAATCGCGATCAGGGCATCATTGTCTGCCCGGACCTGCAAGAGATGATCGCGGAAATCGCGGAAGAAGCCTGCCAGTCGATGGACGTTCTGGACAGCGAAAAGATCGGCAAAGGCGCGCGAGGTAGCGACGCGGTTTTCCAGCGCATATCCCGCACCCGAAGGTGCCTGGGTCCGGTCCGACAGGACCCACCATAGGCCCTGGGGGCCCCGACCGATCTCGAATGCGATGAAATTCAGATAGCGCCCGGTGCGCGGCTTGATCCCGACCATCGGCCGCAGCCATTGCGGGTTCGAGGCGACCAGCGATGGCGGAAGATGTCCGGCGGCGACAAGTTGGTTCGGCCCGTAGAGATCGGCCATGACGGCCTCAAGCAGCTCGGCGCGCTGGATCAGGGCGGCGCTGACTTCTTCCCAGTCCCGTTCACTGATCAGGACGGGAATATGGCTGAGTGGCCAGGGACGGGCCGTCGAGTTTCCCCCGCCATATTGGCGATAGAAGACACCTGAATCGCGAAGATACTGGTTCGCCCGCGCCAGCGAGCGCGCCAGAAGGTCGGGCGGCAGGCGTTCGATGTGGTCCAAAAGCGGTTTCCACAGGGGCCGGATCTTCCCGAGCGCATCCACCATTTCGTCGGGGACGCCGGGCAAGGGCGCATAATCGGCGATGCCCAGCCCGCCACGGCGTGGCTGGGCCGCGGATTTGCTGTCGCTGCCAGACGCGGTTTCCATGGACCAGACTAGAGGCCCACGGGTCTGCGCAGGTCAAGCGTCATGGGGAATTCGGTGGAAATTCGCTCGGACTGTGGCCGATATCCCAAGCCTGGGCTGTGACCATTCGGCTGGAAACGTGCCAGCCTGCGGGCCTCTGCCTCGTTGCCATTGACGGGGAAGGTATCATAGCTGCGCCCGCCCGGATGTGCGACATGATAGGTGCAGCCGCCCAGTGACCGGCCCGACCAGTTGTCCCAGATATCGAAGGTCAGGGGCGCATCGACGCGCAGGACCGGATGGATCGCCGAGGCGGGTTGCCATGCCTTGAAGCGCACAGCGGCGACCGCCTCGCCGCCGCCAACATCCTGCAAGGGAACGCGGCGGCCATTGCACAACACCTGGTAGCGCGAAGGGTCAGCCGTGCGCAGCTTGACCTGAAGCCGTTCGGTCGAGCTGTCGGTATAGCGCACCGTGCCGCCGATCGCGCCGGTCTCGCCCAAGACGTGCCACGGTTCCAGCGCCTGTCGCAATTCCAGATGCGCGCCCTCATATTCCACCTCTCCGCAGAACGGGAAGCGGAACTCGCGGCTCGCCTCGAACCAGTCCTCGCGGAAATCGAAACCGTGCTGGCGCAGATCTGCCAGCACGTCGCGGAAATCCTGCCACAGGTAATGGGGCAACATGAAGCGATCGTGCAGCATCGTGCCCCAACGGCTAAGCTCTCCTTTGGCCGGGCTTTGCCAGAAACGCGCGATCAGGGCGCGGATCAGCAATTGCTGGGCAAGGCTCATGCGGGCATCGGGCGGCATCTCGAAGCCCCGGAACTCGATCAGGCCTAGCCGCCCGGTCGGGCCGTCGGGGGAATAGAGCTTGTCGATGCAGATCTCGGCGCGATGGGTATTGCCGGTCACGTCGGTCAGCATGTTGCGCAAGAGGCGGTCCACCAGCCAGGGCTGGGGCGGCATGCCTTCGCCGGGCGCGGGGATCTGCGAAAGCGCGATCTCCATCTCGTAAAGCGCGTCGTGGCGCGCCTCGTCGATGCGCGGCGCCTGAGATGTCGGGCCGATGAAGAGGCCCGAGAACAGGTAGCTGAGCGAGGGATGCCGGTTCCAGTGCAGGATCAGGCTCGCCAGCAGGTCGGGGCGGCGCAGGAAGGGGCTGTCCATCGTGGTCTGGCCGCCGACGACGACATGGTTGCCGCCGCCGGTGCCGGTATGCTTGCCGTCGATCATGAACTTGTCCGCGCCGAGGCGGGACTGGCGGGCCTCGTCATAGACGGCCGAGGTGATGTCCACGCAATCCTGCCAGTTCTGCGCGGGGTGGATGTTCACCTCGATGACGCCGGGATCGGGGGCAACGCGGATCACGTTCAGGCGGGGGTCCTGAGGCGGCGCGTAACCTTCGATATGGATCTTGAGACCAAGGCGCAGCGCGGCGGATTCCGCGGCATGGAGAAGGTCAAGATAATCCTCCAGCATCGTGACCGGGGGCATGAACACGCAAAGCCTGCCGTTTCTCGGCTCGACGGTCAGGGCGGTTCTGACGAAACCTTCGATCTCGGTCGTGTCTTGCTGCTGGATCGGTTGCTGGGGCGACGCCTGCACGAAGCTTGCCATCGGCTGCGACTTGCGCGCCGGATCGATCTGTCCGGGTGGTTCCAGGTCCGGCCGATCGATGGTCGGGTCCATCGGGTTGGTATAGGGATATTGCGCGGCCGTCAGATGGGGCAGGCTGTTCAGCGGCAGGCGATAGCCAGCCGCGCTGTCGCCCGGGACCAGGAACATCCGGCCGCGACGCAACCGCCAGGGTTCCGAATGCCATTTCCTCCGACCAGCACGCGACTGCCAGGGCTGGACCGGAAGGACGAACCCCACCGGGGCCGTCAGCCCCCGATTGAACACGGTTGCGATCCTGTGGCGTTCCTCGGGGTCCTTGAGCTTCGAATTTTCGGGCGTGACGTTCTCGGGCAGGTTGGCTTCCTTGACCAGCCATTCGGCGGGGTCCTCATAGGCAGGAACGATATTGTCCTGCGGCACGTCCAGCTCGACCGCAATTTCGCGCAGCAATTCCTGCGACTGCAGCGTGGTGGCCTGCTGGTCCACCCCTTCGGTCGCGATCAGATCGGGGTTCTGCCAAAGCGGCGCGCCGTCGCGGCGCCAGTAAAGCGAGAACGTCCAGCGCGGCAGGCTTTCGCCCGGATACCATTTGCCCTGGCCGTAATGCAGGAATCCGCCGGGAGCGAAGCGTGTCTTCAGGCGCCGGATCAGCGTATCGGCCAGCGCGCGCTTTTGTGGCCCGACCGCATCCGTGTTCCATTCGCCGCTTTCGAAATCGTCGATCGAAACGAAGGTCGGCTCGCCCCCCATTGTCAGGCGGACATCGCCTGCGTTCAGCGCGTCGTCCACCTTGCGGCCAAGTGCGTTCAGATCTTCCCACGCCTCATCCGAGAAGGGCTTGGTGATGCGCGGATGCTCGGCCACCCGGCGGATCTGCATGTCGAAATCGAACTCGGTCTTGGCCTGACCGAAATATCCGCCGCTGATCGGCGCGGCATTGCTGTAATGCGGGGTCGCGGCCAGCGGGATATGGCTTTCGCCGGTAAGAAGCCCCGAGGTCGGGTCAAGGCCAATCCAGCCCGCGCCGGGAATATAGACCTCGGCCCAGGCATGGAGGTCGGTGAAGTCCTTGTCGGTTCCGGACGGACCGTCCAGGGCTTCAAGATCGGGCTTGAGCTGGATCAGATAGCCCGAGACGAACCTTGCGGCGAATCCGAGATTGCGCAGCACCTGCACCAAAAGCCAGCTCGAGTCGCGGCAGGAGCCGCTGGCCAGTGCCAGCGTTTCCTCGGGCGTCTGGACGCCGGGCTCCAGCCGGATCGTGTAATTGACCAGTTCCGAGATCCGCGAATTCAGCCAGACGATGAAATCCGTCGTGCGCCGCCTGTCGCGGGGGATGCTGTCCAGAAGCTTCTGCAGTTTCGGCCCGGCGGGTTCGGGCTTGCGATAGATGACCAACTCGTCAATCAGATCTTCTGGATAGTCGAAAGGCCATTCTTCGGCGCTTTCCTCGGTGAAGAAGTCGAACGGGTTGTAGACGGTCATGTCGGCAACCAGATCAACCTCGATCTTCAGCTCGCGCACCGGCTCGGGGAAGACGAAACGCGCAAGCCAGTTGCCGAAGGGATCAAGCTGGTGGTTGACGAAATGCCCGCCCGGACTGACTTTCAGCGCATGCGAGATCACCCGGGTCCGGCTGTAGGGCGCTGGGCGAAGCCGGATGATCTGGGGGCCGAGAATGACGGGAGTGTCGTATTTGTAGTGGGTCAGGTGATAGATGCTGGCCTTGATCGACATGGTCCGTCCATTTCCTGTTGTCTCAGGAATTGCTAGCAGCCGGTCGCCTGCCTTGAAAACGACTGCTGGCCATGTCGGCCAATTGCGTCGAGGATTGTGACCAAAAAGCAGGCAGGTGCTGCCAGTCGGGACCTATTCGGGCGTGACGGGCTGGTTGGCCAGCCGAACTTCGTCCTCGGAAATCTCGCGCTGCCATTCGCGCCAGATCGACACGAGCAGGGCCATCAGGACGGGGCCGACGAACAGGCCGACGATGCCCAGTGTCTTCACGCCGCCGATAAGGCCGAAGAATGTGGGCAGGAAGGGCAGCTTGACCGGGCCGCCGACCAACAATGGCCGGATGGTCTTGTCGACGATGAAAAGTTCGCAGGTGCCCCAGATGAACAGCGCAAGCCCCGCAACGGGTGAACCGCTGGCCGCGAGATAGACCGAGACCAGCGTAAAGCAAAGCGGTGCGCCACCCGGGATCAGGGCCATGAAGCCGGTGATCACGCCGAAGGTCACGGGCGAAGGGACACCGGCGATCCAGTAGGCTATCCCAAGGATCACGCCTTCGCCGATGGCGATCAGCGTCATCCCCGTCACCGTTGAACTGATCGTCGCCGGCACCACGCGCGAGAGCCTGTCCCATCGGTCGGGCAGGATGCGCGCGCCCACTCGGTCAAGCTGAGCCACGAGGCGGTCGCCATCGCGGTAAAGCACGAACAGCGTGATCAGCATGAAAAGAAGTGTCAGCGTCAGGTGAAACGCAAGCGATCCCGCCGTGAGCGCGCCGCGATAGATCGTCCCGATATTCGAGCCCGAGACGGCTTGGACGATTTCGCTGATGCCGCCGGGGTGACCGATATAGGTCCGCCACTGCTCGTCCAGCCAGGGGCCGACCTGGGGCAATTCGACCATCCAGCCGGGCGTCGGCGCACCCGAGGCGTTCACGAAGATCGCCCAGTTGATCCAGTCCTTCAATTCGCCAAAGGCGTAGATCAGCGCCATGGCGATCGGAATGACAAGGAAACAAACCAGCAAGAGCACCATGACCGTTGCCGTCATGGTTCGTCCGAGGTTCAGTTGATGGACGCCGCGGTTGCGCAGCGGCCAGCTTGCCAGCGCGATCACCGTGGCGGCGAGAACCGGAACCAGAAAGCCGTGGAAGAAATAGATTGAAGCCAGCACGATCCCGAGCAACAGCCAGCGCGCGGCCGAGATATTGGTCAGGAGCGGTTGGCGGTGCGGTCTCAGACCCGTCGCGCGCACTGTCGCCGATGAGGCGGGCGTGCTTTTTCCGGTCTTGCGGTCGGTTGCCTCTGCAGTAGTCATCTTCCTCGTCCGGAATGCGCGGGATCACATCATAACAGATCGACCGGGGCTGCAAGCAGGGAATGCCCGCCTGCGGGGCGGCCTGACCAGTTGTCTCGCACCGTCATGACGTGAAAATGACCTTCTGCCGGTTCACGCGGCTTGCCTGGCCACGCGCGATGTCGCAAGGGCAAGCCCGTCCACCACGGCAGTGAAGGCCTCGGAATGCTTCAGCTCGGCATTGGGGCATAGGGTTTGCGCGACATCGCGCACCAGCCCCATCAGACTGGAGCCCCCGACAAGGATCACCCGGTCGATCTGGTCAGGCCGCGCGCCGGACATTTCGATGGTTTCGCGCGCGGCATCCAGCAGGTCGGCGCGATAGGACATCAGCGCGCGGTCAAGTGATGCAGGGGTGATGTCGCAGCCCAGCCCCGGCGCGACGAAGCCCATGGCGATGCGTGCCGCCTCGTCCCCTGCATTCGCCGCGATCTTGCCATGCTCGACGGCGAAGGCCAGTTCATGCCCCAGTTCTTCGTCAAGGACGGTGACGAGATGGCCCATGGCCTTGCGATCGACCGCAAGCCTGGCCATGTCCTGCGCCATGCGCCGCGTTTCCGGCGTGTAGAGAAACGGAATGCGTGCCCAGGTCGCGAGGTCGGAATAGATCGCATTCGGCACCGGCAGCCTGCCTTCGCCCATCTCGCGACGCAATTCGCCGCCATGACCTAGCGTGGGCATCGCGTGCTGCATCGACACCGCATGGTCAAAATCGGTTCCGCCAAGCCGGATACCGTGATTGGCATGAATGCGGACTCGGCCTTCTTCGCTTTGGAAAACCGAGAAATCCGAGGTGCCCCCTCCGATGTCGACGATCAGGCCAAGCCCGCCGGGGCGGCCCAGACCATGCGATGCGATGGCGGCTGCCTCGGGCTCCACGAGGAATTCGACCTCGTCGAAGCCGGCGGCCTGATAGCAGGCGCGCAGATCCTGTTCGGCCTGTTCGTCGCGTTGGGAGTCGTTGCTGTGAAAATGCACGGGCCTGCCCGACAGCACGCGGTTGAAGCGTCGTCCGGTCGCAGCCTCGGCCCGCGCCTTCACCTCGCCCAGGAACTCGGTCACGATCTGTGAAATCGTCCGGCGCTTCCCGCCGATCAGCCGGCTTTCGTTGGCAAGTTGGGTGCCAAGCACGCTTTTCAGCGCGCGCATGTAGCGCCCGTCATCACCTTCGATCAGGGCTTCGGCGGCCGCGGCCCCGATCCGCATCGCGCCCCCGCGCGTCGGAAAGAAGACCGCTGTGGGCAGGGTATCCGATCCCTGCTCGATCGGAACGCGACGGACCCGACCGTCCTGCAGGATGGCCGCTGCGCTGTTCGATGTGCCGAAATCGACGGCAATGATATCGTCCTGCATGCTTGGCCCCTGCTTCTGGAAAGGCCGAGGCTGATACCGGCTTTCCTGTCTCGGGGCAAGACGCTTTGGCACATCGCGCAGTTGTGGTTCTGAACGCCAAGGCGGCGCCGGGCCGCCGAGCAGGTCCGAACGGCCAGTTTCGGGTTTGACCTTGGCTCGACTTTGCGGGAGTTTTTCGCGGTCAGGTTGCAGATTTCATCGCAGGAGATCCCCCGTGTCGTTGTCCCGCCGTTCATTTCTTGCCCGAACCGCCGCCTTTGCCGGCACAGTCACGCTGCATCCCTTCGCTGCGCGCGCGCAGGCAGGACAGGCGCATCTGCGCATCCTGTCCACGACCGACCTGCATTGCCACCTTTACCCCTATGACTATTACGCCGACAAACCGAACGACACGGTGGGGATGTCACGGACGGCGAGCCTGATCGAGGAGATCCGCGCCGAGGCGGGAAACTCGATCCTCGTTGATAACGGAGACTATATTCAGGGTAATCCACTGGGCGATTACATGGCCTATGAAAAGGGTATGGACAGCGGCGAGACGCATCCGGTGGCTGCGGCGATGAACACGCTGGAATTCGATGCCGGAACCGTTGGCAATCACGAGTTCAACTATGGCATGGAGTTTCTCGACAAGGTGACGGCGCAGACGGCGCGGCCCATCACCTGCGCGAATTTCGCGCGCAAGCTCTCGAAAGATCCGCTGGACGATGCGCTCCATTTCCAGCCCTTCGTCATGCTTGACCGGGAAATGGTCGACGGGGCAGGGCGCAAGCGCCCGATCCGCATCGGCCTGATCGGCTTCGTGCCGCCCCAGATCATGCAATGGGACGCGGGGCATCTGGGCGACAGGTTCGAGACCCGCGACATTGTCGAGGCGGCCCGCGCCTGGGTCCCCGAGATGCGCGCACAAGGTGCCGAGGTGGTCATCGCGCTGTCGCATTCGGGCCTTTCCTTGGACCCGGCATCACCGGGGATGGAGAATGCGTCCTATTATCTTGCCGATATCGAGGGGATCGATGCCATCGTGATGGGTCATGCCCATGCTGTCTGGCCATCCGACGACTACGCCGGCGAAGGTCTTGATCCGACAAGTGGCCGGATCAAGGGGGTGCCTGCGGTGATGGCCGGGTTCTGGGGCTCTCACATGGGGCTGATCGACCTTTTGCTCGAACATGACGGGAAGCGCTGGCAGGTGGTCGACAGCAGCAGCGAAGCGCGGCCGATTTCGCGGCTGACCGAGGATCGCAAGATCGAGCCCCTTGTCGGCGACTATGCGCCGGCATTGGCCGCCGCCAGGCAGGGCCACGAAGAAACCCTGGAATATGTGCGGGCCGAGATCGGTCGGACCGACTCGCCGCTTTTCAGCTATTTCGCGCAGGTCGCCGATGACCCTTCCGTCCAGATCGTGTCTCTGGCCCAGCTTTGGTATGCGGGTCAGCTTCTGAAGGGCAGCGAATATGAAACCCTGCCGCTGCTTTCCGCTGCAGCGCCCTTCAAGGCGGGAGGACGGGGCGGGCCGGAATATTACACCGATGTGCCCAAGGGGCCCGTCGCCATCAAGAACGCCGCCGACCTGTATCTTTATCCCAATACCTTGCAGATCGTTAAGGTCACAGGCGCGCAGCTCAAGGATTGGCTGGAGCGTTCGGCCGGGCAGTTCAACCGGATTGTTCCCGGAACGCAGGATGCCCCGCTGCTGAACCCCGATTTCCGGTCCTATAACTTCGATGTCATCGATGGGGTAAGCTATCGGATCGACCTGAGCCAGCCGTCGAAATACGGTGTGGCCGAGGGCGAATTGCTGGATGAAGCCGCAAGCCGCATCATCGACCTTGCCTATGAAGGAAAGCCTTTGGACGCGGAACAGGAATTCCTGATCGCTACGAACAACTACCGTGCCTCGGGTGGGGGAAACTTCCCCGGCGCCGACGGATCGACGGTGATCCTTACCGCGCCCGATACCAACCGCGACGTGCTGGTGCGCTACATCATCGAACAGGGCACAATCTCGCCCGATGCCGACAGGAACTGGAGTTTTGTCCCTGTCGAAGGTGCCAGCGCCGTGTTCGATACCGGACCGAAAGCGCGGGTTTATCTGGCGGCGATGCGCGAGCGGGGTCTGGATCTGGAAGAAGTCGGACACGGCGAGGACGGCTTCGCGCGCTATCGCATCCGCCTTTGATCGGGCAATGGATAGGGCCGGATCGTCAGTTCCTTTTTTCGGGGTTGCATCGCGGCAAACTATGGAATAATTGCTGACCTAATCTGGTTTTAGCTAATACAATTACGCAAACCAGCCATGCGCACGAAATTTCTGATCGTCCTGCGGTTTTCATCGTCGACGTGATGCATTACTGCGCGCGGCTGGCGCATCTTCCGCGGTGCGTCCCCTCCCAGGAATGCGGACAAGAAATTATGACTGACCAGACCATCGGCGCCGTTGATGCGGCGCGCGGGCAAGCCCGCCTGAACTCTCCGGCCCGGGTTCTCCTTGCCAGCCTTATCGGCACCACGATCGAATTCTTCGACTTCTACGTCTATGCCACGGCCGCCGTGCTTGTGTTCCCGGCGCTGTTCTTCCCGGCTTCGGACCCGACGACGGCGCTTCTGGCCTCGTTTGCGACCTTCTCGATCGCCTTCTTCGCCCGTCCCTTTGGCGCGATCGTATTCGGCCATTTCGGCGACCGTGTCGGGCGCAAGGCCACGCTGGTCGCGGCGCTTCTGACCATGGGCATTTCGACCGTCGTGATCGGCCTTCTGCCGACTTACGCGCAGATCGGTGTCGCCGCGCCCGCATTGCTTGCACTGTGCCGTTTCGGCCAGGGTTTCGGCTTGGGCGGCGAATGGGGCGGCGCGGTTCTGCTTGCCACCGAGAATGCCCCGGAAGGCAAGCGCAGCTGGTATGGCATGTTCCCGCAACTGGGTGCGCCGGTCGGCCTGTTCCTGTCCTCGGGCTTCTTCTGGATCCTCCTGCATTTCATGTCGCAGGACGATCTGCTGGCATGGGGCTGGCGCCTGCCTTTCCTCGCTTCGATCCTGCTGATCGCGCTGGGCCTGTGGGTCCGTCTGTCGATCACCGAAACGCCGGAATTCGCCGAGGCCGTCAAGAAGGACAAGCGTGTCGCGGTGCCCGTCGTCGAGGTCTTCCGCAATCACAAGCGCAGCCTGTTCCTGGGCACCTTCGTCGCGCTGGTGACATTCGTGCTGTTCTACATCTGCTCGGCCTGGCTTCTGTCCTATAACGTCAAGGTGGCGCAGATCCCGTTCCTGGACGCGCTCACGATCCAGATTTTCGGGGCAATCGTCTTCGGGATCGCCATTCCGATCGCGGGCAAGGTCGCGGACCGGGTCGGTCGCCGATCCTTCCTGATCGTCGTCACGATCCTGATCGGCATGTTCTCGTTCCTGCTGGCGCCGCTGATGAGCGGAGGCGAGGGCATGATGTACCTTTTCGTCACCATCGGCATGTTCCTCATGGGCCTGACCTATGGCGTGATCGGTGCAGCGCTGGCCGCACCATTCCCGACAAAGGTGCGCTATACCGGCTCGTCGATCACCTTCAACTTTGCCGGGATCTTCGGGGCTTCGCTTGCGCCCTATGCCGCAACCTGGCTGCAACAGACCTACGGGCTCGGCCATGTTGGCTATTACATGCTGGCGGCTGCCGTGATCACGCTGCTCTGCATCCTCGCCTCGGGGCGCGACGAAGTCTGATCGCTTCGCGAACTCTCTGATCCGATCGGCGGCCCCGGCACTTGCACCGGGGCCGCTTCGCTTTCATCCTGCGCCGGACGAGGGCAGGGAACCATGGGCGAGACGCCTGTGGCTGAGGGATGGAAAACTACGACTACATCATCATCGGGGCAGGCAGCGCCGGCTGTGTGTTGGCCAACAGGCTGTCGGCCGATCCGCGCAACCGCGTCCTGCTGCTGGAAGCGGGCGGGCGAGACAATTACCACTGGATCCACATCCCCGTGGGCTATCTTTACTGCATCGGCAATCCCCGCACCGATTGGGGCTTTTCGACCGAAGCCGAGCCGGGGCTGAACGGGCGCGCCCTGCTTTATCCTCGGGGACGGGTCTTGGGTGGCTGTTCTTCGATCAATGGCATGATCTACATGCGCGGGCAGGCGAGGGATTATGACCAATGGCGGCAAATGGGGTGTTCCGGCTGGGGCTGGGACGACGTCTTGCCCCTGTTCAAGTCGCAAGAGGATTCCTGGCGCGGGGCCGATCGGATGCACGGCACGGGCGGCGAATGGCGTGTCGAAAAGGCGCGCGTCCGCTGGGCCGTCCTGGACGCCTTCCTTGATGCGGCCGAACAGGCGGGCATTCCCCGCACAGCGGATTTCAACACTGGCACGAATGAGGGCGGCGGCTATTTCGACGTGAACCAGCGTGCGGGCATCCGCTGGAACACCTCGAAGGCCTTCCTGCGTCCTGCGGCAGCGCGCCCCAACCTGCGGGTCTTGACCGGCGCGCAGGCCGAGCGGCTGGTGATCGCCGATGGCGAAGTCTCGGGGGTTGTCTTTCATCATGAGGGCCAAAGAAAGGAAGCGCGCGCGACGCGCGAAACGATCCTATCAGCAGGCGCGATCGGTTCTCCGCATCTGCTGGAACTATCGGGAATCGGACGAGGCGAGGTGTTGCAAGCGGCGGGAATCGCCCCTCAGGTCGAGGTCGCCGGGGTGGGAGAGAACTTGCAGGACCACCTGCAGCTGAGGCTTTGCTACAAGGTCGAGGGCGTGCCAACGCTGAACGAAAAGGCGTCGCGGCTGATGGGCAAGGCTGCGATCGGGTTCGAATACCTTTTCAGGCGCTCGGGGCCGATGTCGATGGCACCAAGCCAGGTCGGTGTGTTCACGCGTTCGGGACCCGAAAAGGAAACGCCCGATCTCGAATACCACGTGCAGCCTGTCAGCCTCGACAGGTTCGGCGAGCCCGTGCACGCCTTTCCGGCGATGACCGCATCGGTCTGCAACCTTCGGCCGGAAAGCCGCGGCTCGGTCCATGTGAAAAGCGCCGATTACCGTGCAGCGCCCGCCATCCGGCCGAATTACCTGTCGACCGAGGGGGATCGCGAGGTGGCGATAAGCTCGATCCGGCTCACGCGCAGGATCGTCTCGCAGCCCGCATTCGCGCG
This window encodes:
- a CDS encoding circularly permuted type 2 ATP-grasp protein, coding for METASGSDSKSAAQPRRGGLGIADYAPLPGVPDEMVDALGKIRPLWKPLLDHIERLPPDLLARSLARANQYLRDSGVFYRQYGGGNSTARPWPLSHIPVLISERDWEEVSAALIQRAELLEAVMADLYGPNQLVAAGHLPPSLVASNPQWLRPMVGIKPRTGRYLNFIAFEIGRGPQGLWWVLSDRTQAPSGAGYALENRVATSRAFADLFAVQNVHRLAGFFRDFRDHLLQVRADNDALIAILTPGPLNETYFEQAWIARYLGFMLVQGDDLVVENGHLMVRTVSGLRPVDLLWRRMDGEYTDPLELNPASRIGTPGLVSALRKGGLSMLNSLGSGVLEARAMMAFLPKLSGLMTGKPLAMPNIATWWLGGSAERDEVLANPRNIALSPALGTGLPFDSETAPVLASGLTSDELRQRLAQEGPELVAQETVGLSTTPALIDGRIVPRPFSLRVFLARTAEGWEVMPGGFARIGNSEEATALAMQRGGAAADVWIVSNNEVPAVTMVPTQKGPYRRSAPSTLPSRAADNLFWMGRYVERTEQMVRILRARHIREAESGRGAEPIQHALDRLLKTYGIKGGAPIPSELIDTLSAASSSAGQVRDRFSTDGWSALSDLEKTARQMAGRVSSGDDAARALSAILRKLAGFSGLVHENMYRFYGWRFLALGRLLERALGTAGMVAALAEPDAPQGALDLCVELGDSVMTHRQRYAVSTSRETVIDLLVLDPMNPRSVRNQIDEMMVQMAELPGSVTHGEYSLLARAILRCQTKVATETPETLSRTALLDLATQIAAISDNLTEAYLR
- a CDS encoding transglutaminase family protein, whose protein sequence is MSIKASIYHLTHYKYDTPVILGPQIIRLRPAPYSRTRVISHALKVSPGGHFVNHQLDPFGNWLARFVFPEPVRELKIEVDLVADMTVYNPFDFFTEESAEEWPFDYPEDLIDELVIYRKPEPAGPKLQKLLDSIPRDRRRTTDFIVWLNSRISELVNYTIRLEPGVQTPEETLALASGSCRDSSWLLVQVLRNLGFAARFVSGYLIQLKPDLEALDGPSGTDKDFTDLHAWAEVYIPGAGWIGLDPTSGLLTGESHIPLAATPHYSNAAPISGGYFGQAKTEFDFDMQIRRVAEHPRITKPFSDEAWEDLNALGRKVDDALNAGDVRLTMGGEPTFVSIDDFESGEWNTDAVGPQKRALADTLIRRLKTRFAPGGFLHYGQGKWYPGESLPRWTFSLYWRRDGAPLWQNPDLIATEGVDQQATTLQSQELLREIAVELDVPQDNIVPAYEDPAEWLVKEANLPENVTPENSKLKDPEERHRIATVFNRGLTAPVGFVLPVQPWQSRAGRRKWHSEPWRLRRGRMFLVPGDSAAGYRLPLNSLPHLTAAQYPYTNPMDPTIDRPDLEPPGQIDPARKSQPMASFVQASPQQPIQQQDTTEIEGFVRTALTVEPRNGRLCVFMPPVTMLEDYLDLLHAAESAALRLGLKIHIEGYAPPQDPRLNVIRVAPDPGVIEVNIHPAQNWQDCVDITSAVYDEARQSRLGADKFMIDGKHTGTGGGNHVVVGGQTTMDSPFLRRPDLLASLILHWNRHPSLSYLFSGLFIGPTSQAPRIDEARHDALYEMEIALSQIPAPGEGMPPQPWLVDRLLRNMLTDVTGNTHRAEICIDKLYSPDGPTGRLGLIEFRGFEMPPDARMSLAQQLLIRALIARFWQSPAKGELSRWGTMLHDRFMLPHYLWQDFRDVLADLRQHGFDFREDWFEASREFRFPFCGEVEYEGAHLELRQALEPWHVLGETGAIGGTVRYTDSSTERLQVKLRTADPSRYQVLCNGRRVPLQDVGGGEAVAAVRFKAWQPASAIHPVLRVDAPLTFDIWDNWSGRSLGGCTYHVAHPGGRSYDTFPVNGNEAEARRLARFQPNGHSPGLGYRPQSERISTEFPMTLDLRRPVGL
- a CDS encoding AI-2E family transporter; this encodes MTTAEATDRKTGKSTPASSATVRATGLRPHRQPLLTNISAARWLLLGIVLASIYFFHGFLVPVLAATVIALASWPLRNRGVHQLNLGRTMTATVMVLLLVCFLVIPIAMALIYAFGELKDWINWAIFVNASGAPTPGWMVELPQVGPWLDEQWRTYIGHPGGISEIVQAVSGSNIGTIYRGALTAGSLAFHLTLTLLFMLITLFVLYRDGDRLVAQLDRVGARILPDRWDRLSRVVPATISSTVTGMTLIAIGEGVILGIAYWIAGVPSPVTFGVITGFMALIPGGAPLCFTLVSVYLAASGSPVAGLALFIWGTCELFIVDKTIRPLLVGGPVKLPFLPTFFGLIGGVKTLGIVGLFVGPVLMALLVSIWREWQREISEDEVRLANQPVTPE
- a CDS encoding Hsp70 family protein, producing MQDDIIAVDFGTSNSAAAILQDGRVRRVPIEQGSDTLPTAVFFPTRGGAMRIGAAAAEALIEGDDGRYMRALKSVLGTQLANESRLIGGKRRTISQIVTEFLGEVKARAEAATGRRFNRVLSGRPVHFHSNDSQRDEQAEQDLRACYQAAGFDEVEFLVEPEAAAIASHGLGRPGGLGLIVDIGGGTSDFSVFQSEEGRVRIHANHGIRLGGTDFDHAVSMQHAMPTLGHGGELRREMGEGRLPVPNAIYSDLATWARIPFLYTPETRRMAQDMARLAVDRKAMGHLVTVLDEELGHELAFAVEHGKIAANAGDEAARIAMGFVAPGLGCDITPASLDRALMSYRADLLDAARETIEMSGARPDQIDRVILVGGSSLMGLVRDVAQTLCPNAELKHSEAFTAVVDGLALATSRVARQAA
- a CDS encoding bifunctional 2',3'-cyclic-nucleotide 2'-phosphodiesterase/3'-nucleotidase, with the translated sequence MSLSRRSFLARTAAFAGTVTLHPFAARAQAGQAHLRILSTTDLHCHLYPYDYYADKPNDTVGMSRTASLIEEIRAEAGNSILVDNGDYIQGNPLGDYMAYEKGMDSGETHPVAAAMNTLEFDAGTVGNHEFNYGMEFLDKVTAQTARPITCANFARKLSKDPLDDALHFQPFVMLDREMVDGAGRKRPIRIGLIGFVPPQIMQWDAGHLGDRFETRDIVEAARAWVPEMRAQGAEVVIALSHSGLSLDPASPGMENASYYLADIEGIDAIVMGHAHAVWPSDDYAGEGLDPTSGRIKGVPAVMAGFWGSHMGLIDLLLEHDGKRWQVVDSSSEARPISRLTEDRKIEPLVGDYAPALAAARQGHEETLEYVRAEIGRTDSPLFSYFAQVADDPSVQIVSLAQLWYAGQLLKGSEYETLPLLSAAAPFKAGGRGGPEYYTDVPKGPVAIKNAADLYLYPNTLQIVKVTGAQLKDWLERSAGQFNRIVPGTQDAPLLNPDFRSYNFDVIDGVSYRIDLSQPSKYGVAEGELLDEAASRIIDLAYEGKPLDAEQEFLIATNNYRASGGGNFPGADGSTVILTAPDTNRDVLVRYIIEQGTISPDADRNWSFVPVEGASAVFDTGPKARVYLAAMRERGLDLEEVGHGEDGFARYRIRL